The following coding sequences lie in one Ketobacter sp. MCCC 1A13808 genomic window:
- a CDS encoding GFA family protein → MYTGSCLCGGVSFEIVGELEPIQICHCTQCRKAQGTAIATNIPVQEDRFKLLSGSVLLTSYESSPGKQRVFCRVCGSPVMSKTAKLPGVVRVRAGTLNGELKTRAQCHFYTRDKANWFEMKDDLPSFEQGYIKS, encoded by the coding sequence ATGTACACGGGAAGTTGCCTTTGTGGTGGTGTGAGTTTTGAGATTGTAGGTGAGCTGGAGCCCATCCAGATTTGTCACTGTACGCAGTGCAGGAAGGCTCAGGGCACGGCGATTGCCACCAATATTCCGGTGCAGGAAGACCGTTTTAAACTGCTGAGTGGCAGTGTGTTGCTGACTTCCTACGAATCTTCACCTGGAAAGCAAAGAGTTTTTTGTAGGGTCTGTGGCTCACCGGTGATGAGCAAAACAGCGAAATTACCCGGTGTGGTGAGAGTCCGGGCGGGTACTCTGAATGGCGAATTGAAAACCCGTGCGCAGTGTCATTTTTATACGAGGGACAAAGCCAATTGGTTTGAGATGAAAGATGATTTGCCTAGCTTTGAGCAAGGTTACATCAAGAGCTGA
- the ppk1 gene encoding polyphosphate kinase 1 produces the protein MTTNQIAATDAASQKISETTEPEIDLNDSAYYVNRHIGLLEFNLRVLAQAEDDTLPLLERLKFLLIFSSNMDEFFEVRLAGLQRDIAYNQARPEADGMHPKDVMRTISDSCHRAIERQYNLLNDELLPLMAQENIRFIARDSWTAPQVQWIKHYFRQQVAPVLTPIGLDLAHPFPRLVNKSLNFLVTLEGNDAFGRKLGMAVVPAPKSLPRIIRMPDEVCEGGDNFIFLSSIIHYHAGYLFPGMKSTGCYQFRLTRNSDLFLDEEKVDDLSAALKGELYSRRYGEEVRLEVADNMPDELISFLLNKFGLEESQLYKVTGPVNLTRMMSVLDVAKTHQEFPSFKPKLPNDLKRSDRMFEAMNSGDILLNHPYESFHPVISFLRQAARDKDVVAIKQTLYRTGTNSEILDLLVEAARNGKEVTAVVELRARFDEESNIEIASRLQEAGAVVVYGIVGHKTHAKMMLVVRREGAKLRRYVHLGTGNYHAGNARLYSDYSLLTCNEELAEDVHKIFQELTGMGRPATLKHLYHSPFTLQQELLVQNIQQECNNAQNGLPAKIIFKCNSLTDQKTIQELYKASQAGVEIKLIVRGMCCLRPGIPGVSENIEVRSVVGRFLEHTRVYYFHNNGDYSIYCASADLMERNLYRRVEIAFPIIDPKLRKRAYRQGLEIYLQDNYQAWIMNSDGSYTRLSPGEGEERRSAQAYLVEKLS, from the coding sequence ATGACCACCAATCAAATCGCCGCTACCGACGCGGCCAGTCAGAAAATTTCCGAGACCACTGAGCCGGAAATCGACCTTAATGACAGCGCCTATTACGTTAACCGGCACATCGGTCTGCTCGAATTTAACCTCCGTGTCCTGGCGCAAGCGGAAGACGACACTCTGCCACTGCTGGAGCGGCTCAAATTTCTACTGATTTTCAGTAGCAATATGGATGAATTTTTTGAAGTGCGGCTAGCAGGCCTGCAACGGGACATTGCCTACAACCAGGCGCGACCCGAAGCCGACGGCATGCATCCAAAGGACGTGATGCGCACCATCAGCGATAGTTGCCACCGCGCCATAGAACGTCAATATAACTTACTAAATGACGAGCTGTTACCCTTGATGGCACAGGAGAACATTCGATTCATCGCTCGTGATAGCTGGACTGCGCCGCAGGTGCAGTGGATTAAACATTACTTCCGGCAGCAGGTGGCTCCGGTGTTGACCCCCATCGGCCTGGATCTGGCACACCCCTTTCCACGGCTGGTAAACAAAAGTCTGAACTTCCTGGTCACCCTGGAAGGCAACGACGCCTTCGGTCGAAAACTGGGAATGGCCGTGGTACCCGCCCCCAAATCCTTGCCCCGCATTATTCGCATGCCCGATGAAGTCTGTGAGGGGGGCGATAACTTTATCTTCCTGTCTTCCATTATTCATTACCATGCGGGCTACTTATTCCCCGGCATGAAATCCACCGGCTGCTATCAATTCCGCTTAACCCGAAATTCAGACCTGTTCCTGGACGAGGAAAAAGTGGACGATCTATCAGCGGCATTAAAAGGTGAGCTTTACTCCCGCCGATACGGTGAAGAAGTACGTCTGGAAGTCGCCGACAACATGCCCGATGAACTGATTAGCTTCTTACTGAATAAATTCGGGCTGGAAGAATCACAACTCTACAAAGTCACCGGCCCCGTCAACCTGACTCGGATGATGTCGGTGCTGGATGTGGCGAAGACGCACCAGGAGTTCCCGTCCTTCAAACCCAAACTGCCCAATGACCTGAAGCGCAGCGACCGCATGTTCGAAGCAATGAACAGTGGCGACATTCTGCTTAACCATCCCTATGAATCCTTTCATCCGGTGATCAGCTTTTTACGCCAGGCGGCACGGGACAAAGACGTGGTCGCCATCAAGCAGACACTGTACCGTACCGGAACCAACTCAGAAATTCTGGATCTGCTGGTGGAAGCGGCCCGCAACGGCAAGGAAGTCACCGCGGTTGTGGAACTGCGGGCCCGCTTTGATGAAGAAAGCAATATCGAAATTGCAAGCCGGCTGCAAGAAGCCGGTGCCGTTGTGGTGTACGGCATTGTCGGCCACAAAACGCACGCCAAAATGATGTTGGTGGTACGTCGTGAAGGCGCCAAACTCAGGCGCTATGTGCATCTTGGAACCGGCAACTATCATGCGGGTAATGCGCGCCTGTATTCCGATTACAGCTTGCTTACCTGTAATGAAGAACTGGCCGAAGATGTTCACAAGATCTTCCAGGAACTCACCGGAATGGGCCGACCTGCTACCTTGAAGCATCTGTATCACTCGCCTTTTACCCTGCAGCAGGAGTTGCTGGTTCAGAATATCCAGCAGGAATGCAATAATGCGCAAAATGGCCTGCCAGCCAAAATCATCTTCAAATGCAACTCACTGACCGATCAGAAAACCATCCAGGAGCTGTATAAGGCTTCACAGGCCGGGGTAGAAATTAAACTGATTGTGCGCGGCATGTGCTGCTTGCGCCCGGGCATTCCCGGGGTTTCGGAAAACATCGAGGTGCGCTCGGTAGTGGGGCGTTTTCTGGAACACACCCGCGTGTATTACTTTCACAATAACGGTGACTATTCTATTTATTGCGCCAGTGCCGATTTAATGGAGCGGAACCTCTATCGCCGAGTTGAAATAGCCTTCCCGATCATTGATCCGAAACTACGAAAAAGAGCCTACCGGCAAGGCCTGGAAATCTACTTGCAAGACAACTACCAGGCCTGGATTATGAATTCCGACGGCAGTTACACTCGCCTATCCCCGGGTGAAGGTGAAGAGCGGCGGTCCGCGCAGGCTTACCTGGTGGAAAAGTTGAGTTAA
- the hemB gene encoding porphobilinogen synthase, which translates to MSDKTLIRGPFPATRMRRMRREDFSRRLMRETTLTPDDLIYPMFVLEGTGHREAIPSMPGVERVSLDILQQEARYLNQLGVPAIAIFPVTSADKKTEDASEAYNPGGLAQNAIKAIKDAVPEMGVITDVALDPFTTHGQDGIIDKDGYVLNDRTVETLIKQAVSHAEAGADIVAPSDMMDGRIGSIREQLEASGHINVCILAYSAKYASAYYGPFRDAVGSAANLKGGNKFTYQMDPANRLEALHEVALDLQEGADMIMIKPGMPYLDIVREVKEQFGAPTFVYQVSGEYAMHMAAFEKGWLSKETVILESLKCIKRSGADGILTYFAKSAAELLNS; encoded by the coding sequence ATGTCAGATAAAACCCTAATCCGGGGACCTTTCCCTGCAACACGGATGCGCCGTATGCGCCGCGAAGATTTTTCCCGCCGTCTGATGCGGGAAACCACGCTAACACCCGACGATCTGATTTACCCCATGTTTGTGCTGGAAGGCACAGGGCATAGAGAAGCAATTCCTTCCATGCCCGGAGTGGAACGGGTTTCGCTCGACATCCTGCAACAAGAAGCCAGATACCTCAATCAATTAGGGGTGCCTGCCATCGCCATTTTTCCGGTGACCTCGGCCGATAAAAAAACCGAAGACGCCAGCGAGGCCTATAACCCCGGTGGTCTGGCCCAAAATGCTATAAAAGCGATCAAAGACGCCGTCCCCGAAATGGGGGTCATCACCGACGTCGCGCTGGATCCGTTCACCACCCACGGACAGGACGGCATTATCGACAAAGATGGCTACGTTCTGAACGATCGCACAGTAGAAACCCTGATCAAACAAGCCGTGTCCCACGCCGAAGCCGGCGCTGATATCGTCGCGCCATCCGACATGATGGACGGTAGAATCGGCTCTATTCGTGAACAGCTAGAAGCATCTGGTCATATAAATGTCTGCATATTAGCCTACTCTGCCAAGTACGCGTCAGCCTATTACGGACCATTCCGGGATGCAGTCGGGTCAGCGGCCAACCTCAAAGGCGGCAATAAATTCACTTACCAAATGGATCCGGCCAATCGCCTGGAAGCACTTCATGAAGTCGCGCTAGACTTACAAGAGGGTGCTGACATGATCATGATTAAGCCCGGCATGCCCTATCTGGATATTGTTCGTGAGGTAAAAGAACAATTTGGAGCCCCTACATTTGTATACCAAGTGAGCGGTGAATATGCGATGCACATGGCAGCATTCGAAAAAGGATGGCTTAGCAAAGAAACTGTCATATTAGAGTCACTAAAATGTATTAAAAGATCAGGTGCCGACGGCATCCTCACTTATTTCGCGAAATCCGCTGCCGAACTGTTAAATTCATAA
- a CDS encoding TVP38/TMEM64 family protein, with protein MAKKGLILLVLLIVVVGVWYTFDLNQYFTFYYIQSQQATWAQALEQNPLQVAVIFFSVYVLVTALSLPGAALMTLAAGALFGVVQGTLIASFASTIGASLAFLLARFVARDWVQNKFSDQLQAINRGVEEEGGFYLFSLRLIPAFPFFLINIVMALTPIRLWSFYWISQLGMLAGTVVYVNAGTQLSQLESLKGILSADLILSFIALGLLPLVAKKVINLIRARRNP; from the coding sequence ATGGCAAAGAAGGGATTGATCTTACTGGTTTTGTTAATCGTCGTGGTGGGTGTTTGGTACACGTTCGATTTGAATCAGTATTTTACGTTTTATTATATCCAGTCGCAGCAGGCGACCTGGGCTCAGGCGCTGGAACAAAATCCGTTGCAGGTGGCGGTGATATTTTTTTCTGTGTACGTGCTGGTAACAGCGCTCTCTTTGCCCGGAGCAGCCCTAATGACATTGGCGGCTGGGGCGTTATTCGGGGTGGTGCAAGGCACGTTGATAGCGTCGTTTGCCAGTACTATTGGTGCCTCGCTGGCGTTTTTGCTGGCGCGCTTTGTGGCGCGGGACTGGGTACAAAATAAATTTTCCGATCAACTGCAGGCAATTAACCGGGGTGTGGAGGAGGAAGGCGGGTTTTATCTGTTCAGTTTGCGTTTGATACCGGCGTTTCCCTTCTTCCTGATTAATATCGTGATGGCGTTGACTCCGATCCGGTTGTGGAGCTTTTACTGGATCAGCCAGTTGGGCATGCTTGCGGGTACGGTTGTCTATGTGAATGCAGGCACGCAACTGTCACAATTGGAATCGCTAAAAGGGATTCTGTCTGCGGATTTGATTCTGTCCTTTATTGCGTTAGGTTTGTTGCCGTTGGTAGCAAAAAAAGTCATCAACCTGATCCGGGCACGACGAAACCCATGA
- a CDS encoding mercuric reductase, with product MTEHKKPKKFDRNMIVIGAGSAGLVTSYIAATVKAKVTLIEGHRMGGDCLNTGCVPSKALLRSAAVIHEMGRAADFGLKPVTVDFDFADVMDRVQQKIETIAPHDSIERYTQLGVECITGYAKLISPWEVEVNGQILSARSIVIATGARPALPPIPGLANTGFVTSDTVWDLRAKPKSIAIMGGGPIGCELSQAFSRLGVEVMQIEMLPRLLMREDEEVSALVLQQFREQGIRVMLEHKVVGVDRYARDKVLICEHHGKRVVVNCDEILVAVGRTANVDGLGLEDLGIELNPNRTIKTDDYLRTPKFPHILACGDVAGPYQFTHTASHQAWYASVNGLFGSLKKFKADYSVIPWATFTDPEVARVGLNELEAQERNIPYEVTRYSLSGLDRAITDDETQGFVKVLTKPGKDKILGVTIVAAHAGELIAEYVLAMKHGLGLNKLLGTIHIYPTMNEANKNTAGEWRKNHKPEWLLRWVERYHHWRRH from the coding sequence ATGACTGAACACAAAAAACCGAAAAAATTTGACCGTAACATGATTGTGATCGGAGCCGGGTCCGCCGGGCTGGTGACGTCCTATATTGCGGCAACGGTGAAAGCCAAGGTGACGCTGATCGAAGGACACCGTATGGGGGGGGATTGCCTGAATACCGGTTGTGTGCCGAGTAAAGCACTGTTGCGAAGCGCTGCGGTAATACATGAAATGGGTCGTGCAGCGGATTTCGGGCTCAAGCCGGTTACGGTTGATTTTGACTTTGCCGATGTGATGGATCGGGTGCAGCAGAAAATTGAAACCATTGCCCCCCACGATTCCATCGAACGTTACACCCAGCTTGGGGTGGAGTGCATAACCGGTTATGCAAAGCTGATATCACCATGGGAAGTGGAAGTAAACGGCCAGATATTGAGTGCTCGTAGTATCGTAATCGCAACCGGTGCCCGGCCGGCCTTGCCGCCCATACCGGGACTGGCGAATACCGGGTTTGTTACCTCTGATACAGTGTGGGATCTGCGTGCAAAGCCAAAAAGCATTGCGATTATGGGCGGCGGGCCGATTGGTTGTGAACTCAGTCAGGCGTTTTCACGGCTCGGCGTCGAGGTGATGCAGATTGAAATGCTGCCACGCCTGTTGATGCGTGAGGATGAGGAGGTGTCTGCGTTGGTGCTGCAACAATTCCGCGAGCAGGGGATCAGGGTGATGTTGGAGCATAAGGTGGTGGGGGTGGATCGCTATGCGCGGGATAAAGTGCTGATCTGCGAGCATCATGGGAAGCGGGTGGTGGTCAACTGCGATGAAATTCTGGTCGCGGTGGGGCGTACCGCCAATGTCGATGGGCTGGGTTTGGAAGATCTCGGTATCGAGTTAAATCCCAATCGCACGATCAAGACCGATGATTATCTGCGCACGCCTAAATTTCCTCATATATTGGCCTGTGGCGATGTGGCCGGGCCCTATCAGTTCACCCACACCGCGTCCCATCAGGCATGGTATGCCTCCGTTAATGGTCTATTTGGTTCATTAAAGAAGTTCAAAGCCGATTACTCGGTTATCCCCTGGGCCACTTTTACAGATCCTGAAGTGGCTCGGGTGGGGCTCAACGAGCTGGAGGCACAGGAGCGTAATATTCCCTATGAAGTAACCCGTTACTCCTTGTCAGGCCTGGATCGCGCGATTACCGATGACGAGACCCAGGGCTTTGTAAAAGTGCTCACCAAGCCCGGTAAAGATAAAATTCTGGGTGTTACCATTGTTGCTGCACACGCGGGGGAGCTGATCGCCGAATATGTGCTGGCAATGAAGCACGGGTTGGGGTTAAACAAATTACTCGGTACTATTCATATTTATCCCACGATGAATGAAGCCAACAAAAATACCGCGGGTGAATGGCGTAAGAACCATAAACCCGAATGGTTGCTGCGCTGGGTGGAGCGATACCATCATTGGCGGCGGCATTAA
- a CDS encoding DUF2164 domain-containing protein → MIEFSKSEKELLVDKLKDYFDAELKQEIGGFDAEFLLDFISREIGSYFYNRGLYDAQNELQSKLDGLSECIYQLEQPTDFSR, encoded by the coding sequence ATGATTGAATTTTCAAAAAGCGAAAAAGAGCTGTTGGTCGACAAACTAAAAGACTATTTTGATGCAGAACTAAAGCAGGAAATTGGCGGATTTGACGCCGAGTTTTTGCTGGATTTTATCTCTCGTGAAATCGGGTCTTACTTTTATAATCGCGGGCTGTATGACGCGCAAAACGAACTGCAGTCCAAACTCGATGGATTGTCCGAGTGCATCTATCAACTAGAGCAACCCACGGACTTTAGCCGTTAA
- a CDS encoding RidA family protein: protein MNRKLISSGSEFESKMGYSRAVVDGDYVFVSGTTGYNYQEGRISEDVKEQADQCFKNIQAALQEAGSSIENAVRVTYIVPNRDDFEPCFPVLAKWLGEVRPAATVFEARLLDDNMKIEIQVTARLNG from the coding sequence TTGAATAGAAAGCTGATTTCAAGCGGGTCTGAATTTGAGTCCAAAATGGGGTATTCCAGAGCAGTCGTGGATGGAGACTATGTGTTTGTTTCCGGAACCACCGGTTATAACTACCAGGAAGGTCGTATCAGTGAGGACGTGAAAGAGCAGGCTGATCAATGTTTTAAAAATATTCAGGCGGCATTACAGGAAGCCGGTAGCTCAATCGAAAATGCGGTGCGTGTGACTTATATTGTTCCGAATCGAGATGACTTTGAACCCTGCTTTCCGGTACTCGCGAAGTGGTTGGGTGAGGTGCGTCCTGCGGCAACGGTGTTTGAAGCCCGGTTACTGGATGACAACATGAAAATTGAGATACAAGTAACCGCCCGCCTGAACGGGTAA
- the elbB gene encoding isoprenoid biosynthesis glyoxalase ElbB has protein sequence MAKKIAIILSGCGVFDGAEVYEATLVQLRLDEAGVEFQCMAPDVDQMHVLNHMTGEEMQETRNVLVESARLCRGNIIDVARADAADYDAVIVPGGFGVAKNLSTFAVAGPEMATNEAVLGFLQTMRGLKKPIGLVCIAPVLAPKVFGAGVTCTLGSDDDDAAKAVIVMGAKHQACAVEEICIDEQNNLITTPAYMLAGRISEASSGISRLVSAVLERA, from the coding sequence ATGGCTAAGAAAATAGCGATTATTTTATCAGGGTGTGGCGTTTTTGACGGCGCGGAGGTTTATGAGGCGACACTGGTGCAACTGCGCCTGGATGAGGCTGGAGTTGAGTTTCAATGTATGGCTCCTGATGTTGATCAAATGCATGTGCTGAACCATATGACAGGTGAGGAAATGCAGGAAACCAGAAATGTCCTGGTGGAGTCTGCCCGATTATGTCGCGGCAATATTATCGATGTCGCTCGGGCGGATGCCGCTGACTACGATGCGGTCATTGTGCCGGGCGGCTTCGGTGTGGCAAAAAACCTGAGTACCTTTGCTGTTGCCGGACCAGAGATGGCTACCAATGAAGCGGTACTCGGGTTCTTGCAAACCATGCGGGGTCTTAAGAAGCCCATTGGCCTGGTGTGTATCGCGCCCGTGTTGGCGCCGAAGGTATTCGGTGCGGGTGTGACCTGCACGCTTGGCAGCGATGACGATGATGCAGCCAAAGCCGTCATCGTGATGGGGGCAAAGCACCAAGCCTGCGCAGTGGAGGAAATATGCATAGATGAGCAAAACAATTTGATTACGACGCCAGCTTATATGCTGGCAGGGCGAATATCAGAAGCGTCCAGCGGAATTAGCCGGCTGGTATCAGCTGTGTTGGAGCGGGCCTGA
- a CDS encoding MBOAT family O-acyltransferase: MLFNSIEFIAFFLPFVLVAYFALQKYAPVKFAIGFLVFSSLVFYGWWKPVYLLLLIFSLLVNFFLSQTILNLNQRQTDRHKALAKWTMIGGVVLNLGLIGYFKYTDFLIDTLNQLSGANVGFLDLILPLGISFFTFQQVAYLVDTYRGITTEHRFSYYCLFVTFFPQLIAGPIVHHSSVMPQFERESTFRFDINNLSVGLFIFSIGLAKKVLLADSISDFSTPIFSAVDRGESVTTVEAWAGALAYSLQLYFDFSGYSDMAIGLGMMFGIRLPVNFNSPYKSINIIEFWRRWHMTLSQFLRDYVYIPLGGNRKGTLSRYNNLMITMLVGGLWHGAGWNFIIWGGLHGFYLICNHGWQNASKKLPAVCNVFRFRPVSIFITFIAVVLAWVFFRAETFSGAGVMLTAMLGVEGVSFPVALEVTLNQMGKHDLISLLNSLGVVISPDPSIIRTKDWFSSGVPLIGVLLFVAFFMPNSLDMLRKSNLIQGPDWIISGSVLNGTKGRVMALATGVVFFVSLMTMMTTKQSEFLYFNF; encoded by the coding sequence ATGCTGTTTAATTCAATCGAGTTCATTGCTTTTTTCCTGCCGTTTGTATTAGTGGCGTATTTTGCCTTACAGAAATACGCGCCGGTTAAGTTCGCTATCGGCTTTCTCGTATTCAGTTCTCTTGTTTTTTATGGTTGGTGGAAGCCGGTTTATTTGCTGCTGCTGATCTTTTCCCTTCTGGTAAATTTCTTTCTGTCACAAACGATCCTTAACCTGAATCAGCGGCAAACCGACCGCCACAAAGCATTGGCAAAGTGGACGATGATCGGGGGAGTCGTACTCAATCTGGGCTTAATTGGCTACTTTAAGTATACGGATTTTCTGATCGATACCCTGAATCAGCTATCGGGAGCCAACGTTGGTTTTCTGGATTTAATATTGCCATTGGGAATCTCGTTTTTTACCTTTCAGCAGGTGGCCTATCTGGTGGACACGTATCGGGGGATCACCACAGAGCACCGCTTTTCCTATTATTGCCTGTTTGTGACTTTTTTCCCCCAGTTGATCGCCGGGCCCATTGTCCACCACAGTTCTGTAATGCCACAATTTGAACGAGAGTCTACGTTTAGGTTTGACATCAACAACCTGAGTGTCGGCTTGTTTATTTTCAGCATCGGGCTGGCAAAAAAAGTACTCTTGGCAGACAGTATTTCCGATTTCTCGACACCGATATTCAGTGCCGTCGATAGGGGCGAATCGGTTACTACGGTCGAAGCATGGGCCGGGGCGCTGGCCTACTCCCTGCAGCTCTATTTCGATTTTTCGGGTTACTCTGATATGGCAATTGGTCTCGGCATGATGTTCGGGATTCGCTTGCCGGTTAATTTCAATTCGCCCTATAAATCAATCAATATCATTGAATTTTGGCGTCGCTGGCATATGACCCTTTCTCAGTTCCTGCGCGACTATGTTTATATTCCGTTGGGGGGAAATCGCAAGGGCACGTTGAGTCGCTACAACAACCTCATGATTACGATGCTGGTTGGTGGTCTATGGCATGGGGCCGGTTGGAATTTTATTATCTGGGGTGGGTTGCACGGTTTCTATCTGATCTGTAATCACGGGTGGCAAAACGCCAGTAAAAAGTTGCCGGCTGTATGCAATGTTTTCCGCTTCCGTCCGGTTTCGATTTTTATTACCTTTATTGCGGTGGTGTTGGCTTGGGTCTTTTTCCGGGCAGAGACCTTCAGTGGCGCCGGTGTGATGCTAACGGCGATGCTGGGGGTTGAGGGTGTCAGCTTTCCGGTGGCTTTGGAGGTCACGCTGAACCAGATGGGTAAGCATGATTTGATTTCCTTGCTGAACAGTCTTGGGGTGGTGATCAGTCCCGATCCCAGTATTATCAGAACTAAGGACTGGTTTAGCTCCGGTGTGCCGTTAATTGGCGTGCTTTTATTTGTGGCGTTCTTCATGCCCAATAGTCTGGATATGCTGCGAAAAAGCAACCTTATTCAGGGCCCCGACTGGATTATCAGCGGGTCTGTCTTAAACGGCACCAAAGGTAGGGTGATGGCGTTGGCGACCGGCGTGGTGTTTTTTGTTTCACTCATGACCATGATGACCACCAAGCAATCCGAGTTTCTTTATTTCAACTTCTGA
- a CDS encoding HD-GYP domain-containing protein — translation MNQNTPNDRDTIKVPIDELELGMHVSALDRPWLDTPFLFQGFPLEDPDDLATLRNICEYVYIDVLKARHVSSDARTSPVDLDRCPENYALQAKVEEEITKAHISYQCSFTEVEQILDTAYVDKLPDTRVIREHISECVDSIERNPSAMLWLTRIKNADKYTAEHCLNVGLLAIAFGRHLGVGRKHMELLGLCGMLHDVGKMKVDQTILNKPGKLTKEEYEHIKLHVNFGWEILQQDTTLPEEVIAACHHHHERQDGQGYPDQLDANTLGFYTKVVTIVDAYDAITSQRCYSAGTTSAAALKILYDNSGTQFDPKLVVKFIECIGIYPPGALVEMMSGEVGVVISVDPVNRLLPKVALLLDANKNPMQQRIVDLKRQRDLDAERQLRIRKVLMDGSFGVDLFEFTTRNINMQSAPDL, via the coding sequence ATGAATCAGAATACGCCTAATGATCGTGACACCATTAAGGTGCCCATTGACGAACTTGAGCTGGGAATGCATGTGTCTGCGTTGGACCGGCCTTGGCTTGATACACCGTTTTTATTTCAGGGTTTCCCCCTGGAAGATCCCGACGATCTGGCAACGCTGCGCAATATCTGTGAATACGTTTATATCGATGTGCTGAAAGCCCGCCATGTCAGTTCCGATGCCCGAACCTCACCGGTTGACCTTGACCGATGCCCCGAGAACTACGCGCTACAGGCGAAGGTAGAAGAGGAGATCACCAAAGCCCACATCAGCTATCAGTGCAGTTTTACCGAGGTGGAGCAAATTCTGGATACCGCGTATGTGGATAAGCTGCCGGATACTCGGGTCATCCGGGAACATATCAGCGAGTGTGTCGATTCCATCGAGCGTAACCCATCGGCTATGTTGTGGCTAACCCGGATTAAGAACGCAGATAAATATACGGCAGAGCATTGCCTGAATGTAGGGTTGCTGGCAATTGCATTCGGGCGGCATCTGGGTGTGGGGCGCAAGCACATGGAGCTATTGGGGCTGTGCGGCATGTTGCATGACGTTGGCAAAATGAAAGTGGATCAGACCATTCTGAACAAGCCGGGCAAGCTGACCAAAGAAGAATATGAGCATATTAAACTGCACGTTAACTTCGGCTGGGAAATTCTGCAGCAGGATACGACTTTGCCCGAGGAAGTGATTGCCGCCTGCCACCATCACCACGAACGGCAAGATGGGCAAGGGTATCCCGATCAATTAGACGCCAATACGTTGGGGTTTTATACGAAGGTGGTCACCATAGTGGATGCCTACGATGCGATCACCAGCCAGCGTTGTTATAGTGCCGGTACGACATCAGCAGCAGCGTTAAAGATTTTATACGATAACAGCGGTACCCAGTTTGATCCCAAACTGGTGGTGAAATTTATCGAGTGTATCGGAATCTATCCTCCCGGTGCGCTGGTGGAAATGATGAGCGGTGAAGTGGGTGTTGTTATATCAGTCGATCCGGTCAACCGTTTGCTGCCCAAAGTCGCTTTGCTGTTGGATGCGAATAAAAATCCCATGCAGCAGCGAATTGTGGATTTGAAACGACAACGTGATCTGGACGCTGAACGACAGCTGAGGATCCGTAAAGTATTGATGGATGGGTCGTTTGGGGTGGACCTATTTGAATTCACCACCAGAAACATCAATATGCAAAGTGCACCGGATTTATAA